A portion of the Pararge aegeria chromosome 10, ilParAegt1.1, whole genome shotgun sequence genome contains these proteins:
- the LOC120627059 gene encoding uncharacterized protein LOC120627059 gives MCFVYVYGHSGPWRADSEELDNETLPEDHYSFVALIDIVFTNGAKKICTGTIIHDNVVITAAHCFEIKDNQHIQPEMTASFVVIGTKKMFNTGYEQYLPIERILIHPNYSGWTADLALVHTFAGMISDKPGQVVPLATERTSTPVDADVLVFSWGKNDDVTVPFKSDTKATTVFKEEITSETNKFEELNNYNLTNITFRKRSNKRIRFRLKKNRKKDINKYEAVTRAREQSKRVFYKDKPTSSIEENNRYKYLKSSPRNINDFQGILNQLYERFEVNNDRMRQRDRRPTGGSISYYRNGWRRRMGDQQNKLTIEIFGFVNMHACQKLTNKAVPVMYRMKNRHEFLCYSSERLYITEDDAGAPAMRRGHLVAVTVGGVDFDGEHLAVGMKMKCFCSWIAENLPNSGTDLQCCNNCCEPATEETDSKKPAYRHSRKKKKL, from the exons ATGTGCTTTGTGTACGTTTATGGTCACAGCGGTCCATGGAGAG CTGATTCGGAGGAACTTGATAACGAGACTCTTCCAGAAGATCATTATTCGTTCGTTGCTTTGATCGA TATTGTTTTCACAAATGGCGCGAAAAAGATCTGCACCGGTACCATTATTCACGATAACGTCGTTATAACAGCTGCACATTGCTT TGAAATAAAAGATAATCAGCACATACAACCAGAGATGACAGCATCGTTCGTCGTAATCGGTACAAAGAAGATGTTCAATACAGGCTACGAACAATATCTACCTATAGAAAGGATTTTAATTCACCCAAATTATAGTGGTTGGACAGCAGATCTGGCCTTAGTGCATACATTTGCCGGAATGATATCCGATAAGCCTGGTCAGGTGGTACCTCTAGCTACTGAGAGAACTAGCACACCGGTTGATGCTGACGTATTGGTGTTCAGTTGGGGTAAGAACGACGAc gtGACAGTTCCATTTAAATCGGATACAAAAGCAACTACGGTCTTCAAGGAGGAAATAACATCGGAA ACCAATAAATTcgaagaattaaataattataatctaaCAAACATTACTTTTCGTAAACGGAGTAATAAACGTATACGCTTTAGACTCAAGAAGAATAGAAAGAAGGACATTAACAAATATGAAGCAGTGACTAGAGCTCGAGAACAGAGTAAAAGagtattttataaagataaacCAACGTCGTCTATAGAAGAAAACAAC CGTTATAAATATC TTAAAAGCTCGCCGCGTAATATAAATGACTTCCAGGGCATACTTAACCAATTGTACGAAAGGTTTGAAGTCAATAATGATCGAATGCGTCAGAGAGATCGTCGTCCAACTGGAGGATCGATATCGTATTACAGGAATGGTTGGCGGCGAAGAATGGGTGATCAA CAAAATAAACTAACGATCGAAATTTTTGGATTTGTAAATATGCATGCGTGTCAAAAACTGACAAATAAAGCAGTTCCAGTAATGTACAGAATGA aaaatcGTCatgaatttttatgttattcaaGCGAACGGCTCTATATCACTGAg GACGACGCAGGAGCTCCAGCTATGCGTCGCGGTCACCTCGTGGCGGTGACGGTGGGTGGAGTGGACTTCGATGGAGAACACCTTGCCGTTGGCATGAAGATGAAGTGCTTCTGTAGTTGGATTGCAGAGAACCTTCC